From Cryomorphaceae bacterium, a single genomic window includes:
- the murI gene encoding glutamate racemase: MAENLAPIGIFDSGIGGLTVAAAIHKALPNRQLIYFGDTAHLPYGDKSPTAIKHYSLRITRFLAEQGCETVVVACNTASSIARNEIAAAAGPQIKVYNVIDPVAEHVASNYINSGIGVIGTKGTIRTRTYPRVIQRLNPTLTVKSLATPLLVPMIEEGFFNNNISQTIINNYLGSKHLKGISALILGCTHYPLIRKEVERYYKSVGVDVLDAASILASQLKNDIHEGETHPAEHHFYVSDFTDSFEKSTRLFFGEKVRLETADLWATL, encoded by the coding sequence GTGGCAGAGAACCTCGCTCCCATCGGTATTTTCGACTCCGGAATCGGAGGGTTAACAGTAGCTGCTGCTATTCACAAGGCACTTCCAAATCGTCAACTTATTTATTTTGGCGACACAGCTCACCTGCCTTATGGTGACAAATCGCCCACAGCAATTAAGCACTACTCGCTGCGCATTACGCGCTTTTTAGCCGAGCAGGGTTGCGAAACGGTGGTGGTGGCCTGTAATACCGCCTCCAGCATAGCACGAAACGAAATTGCTGCTGCAGCCGGCCCCCAAATCAAGGTGTACAATGTGATTGACCCGGTGGCCGAACACGTAGCATCGAACTACATCAATTCAGGAATAGGCGTGATAGGAACCAAAGGAACCATCCGAACCCGAACCTATCCGCGGGTCATTCAGCGGCTTAATCCTACACTCACAGTCAAGTCGCTGGCCACCCCTTTGCTTGTGCCAATGATTGAAGAGGGTTTTTTCAACAATAACATCAGCCAGACCATCATCAACAATTACCTGGGCAGCAAACACCTGAAAGGTATATCGGCGCTAATTCTCGGTTGTACGCACTACCCGCTCATTCGCAAAGAGGTAGAGCGGTACTACAAGAGTGTCGGTGTGGACGTGCTCGATGCGGCCAGTATATTGGCATCTCAACTTAAAAACGACATTCACGAGGGTGAAACACACCCCGCAGAACACCACTTTTACGTTTCCGACTTCACAGACTCCTTTGAGAAAAGCACGCGCCTG